One genomic window of Halovivax cerinus includes the following:
- a CDS encoding helix-turn-helix domain-containing protein, translating to MPELEEPSTSVPDPNDFESDVAAVDDRLALRAAFSETLTQHGFPDTLVLARERAEDVFHDRRLDLLDHLNEHEPDSVRALAAELGYDKGVVSRDLQKLARIDIVEYVEDGRAKAPRLKHDHVAIEPVV from the coding sequence ATGCCCGAGTTGGAAGAACCATCGACGTCGGTCCCCGATCCGAACGATTTCGAGAGCGATGTGGCGGCTGTCGACGACCGTCTGGCACTCCGTGCTGCGTTTTCGGAAACGCTCACACAGCACGGCTTCCCCGATACGCTCGTCCTCGCCCGGGAGCGCGCCGAGGACGTCTTTCACGACCGCCGCCTCGATCTGCTCGATCACTTGAACGAGCACGAACCCGACTCGGTCCGTGCCCTCGCTGCGGAACTCGGCTACGACAAAGGTGTCGTCAGCCGCGACTTGCAAAAGCTCGCTCGGATCGACATCGTCGAATACGTCGAAGACGGCCGGGCGAAAGCGCCGCGGCTCAAGCACGACCACGTCGCCATCGAACCGGTCGTCTGA
- a CDS encoding colicin immunity domain-containing protein, translating to MNEEYVRKYMDLIREFVRGEATATEFSTKYMNEFLDDDEIPEDEVFKPLDYLFAEADAYCEPELRDDVIGGIGEAELEASATEVLEELKELLDENDS from the coding sequence ATGAACGAAGAATACGTCCGAAAGTATATGGACTTGATCAGAGAGTTCGTGCGTGGAGAGGCCACTGCCACCGAGTTCTCTACGAAATACATGAACGAATTTTTGGATGACGACGAGATACCTGAGGATGAGGTATTCAAACCTCTCGACTATCTCTTTGCGGAGGCTGATGCGTATTGCGAGCCGGAACTCAGAGACGATGTTATCGGCGGCATCGGGGAAGCGGAACTCGAAGCGTCTGCAACGGAAGTATTAGAAGAGCTGAAAGAACTCCTGGACGAAAACGACAGTTAA